Proteins encoded together in one Pseudomonadota bacterium window:
- a CDS encoding acyl-CoA dehydrogenase family protein: MSLDALPRTAYNEDHEAFRSTVRRFMQEEVAPNAVKWDEDKLVPKAIWPKAGELGMLCPTVPEEYGGLGLDFGYNAIVNEEAAYHGGSPLGFSLQSDIVVNYIVQYGSEEQKQKWLPRLVSGETITAIAMTEPGTGSDLQGIRTTAKKDGNHYVVNGSKTYITNGQNADLVLVCAKTDPDADPAWQGVSIILVESDREGFERGRNLDKIGQDAADTSELFFNDVRVPMTNCLGEEGKGFIYLMSELPQERLSIAVSAQASAQKAYDDTVAFVKDRKAFGKPVFNFQNTRFVLADLKTKLQVGWAHLDWALARHNKKELTPEEGAAAKLWHTELQWEMMDKCLQLHGGAGYMNEYPIARAWRGARVTRIFGGTNEIMKELIGRSL; this comes from the coding sequence ATGTCTCTCGATGCCCTTCCCCGCACCGCCTATAATGAAGACCATGAAGCCTTCCGCTCGACCGTGCGGCGCTTCATGCAGGAAGAGGTCGCGCCCAATGCGGTGAAATGGGACGAGGACAAGCTGGTACCGAAGGCAATCTGGCCCAAGGCGGGCGAGCTTGGCATGCTGTGCCCCACCGTGCCCGAAGAATATGGCGGCCTCGGTCTCGACTTTGGCTATAATGCCATCGTCAATGAGGAAGCCGCCTATCATGGCGGCTCACCGCTGGGTTTCTCGCTCCAGTCGGACATTGTGGTCAATTATATCGTGCAATATGGCAGCGAGGAGCAGAAGCAGAAATGGCTGCCGCGTCTGGTCTCGGGCGAGACCATCACCGCCATCGCCATGACCGAGCCGGGCACCGGCTCCGACCTGCAGGGCATCCGCACCACCGCCAAGAAGGACGGCAATCATTATGTCGTCAACGGCAGCAAGACCTATATTACCAATGGCCAGAATGCCGATCTGGTGCTGGTCTGCGCCAAGACCGACCCCGATGCCGATCCGGCATGGCAGGGCGTATCGATCATTCTGGTCGAAAGTGACCGCGAGGGCTTTGAGCGTGGCCGCAATCTCGACAAGATCGGTCAGGATGCCGCCGATACCTCGGAGCTGTTCTTCAATGATGTTCGTGTGCCGATGACCAACTGTCTCGGCGAAGAGGGCAAAGGCTTTATCTATCTGATGAGCGAACTGCCGCAGGAGCGTCTGTCGATCGCGGTTTCGGCGCAGGCATCGGCGCAAAAAGCCTATGATGATACTGTCGCCTTCGTCAAAGATCGCAAGGCCTTTGGCAAGCCGGTGTTCAATTTCCAGAACACCCGTTTCGTGCTGGCGGACCTCAAGACCAAGCTGCAGGTCGGCTGGGCGCATCTCGACTGGGCATTGGCGCGGCACAACAAGAAAGAGCTGACCCCGGAAGAAGGTGCTGCGGCCAAGCTGTGGCACACCGAGTTGCAATGGGAAATGATGGACAAATGCCTGCAACTGCATGGCGGCGCCGGTTATATGAACGAATATCCCATAGCCCGCGCCTGGCGCGGTGCCCGCGTCACTCGCATCTTCGGCGGCACCAATGAGATTATGAAAGAGCTGATTGGACGGTCGCTTTAA
- a CDS encoding glutathione binding-like protein, whose protein sequence is MTDTDHAPLDLYFAPTPNGWKISVMLEECGLGYNVKWVNIGAGEQFAPDFLKISPNNRIPALVDHAPDDAKGPLSIFETGAILLYLAEKTGQFLPGDPAGRYGVIQWLMWQMGGLGPMLGQHGHFALYAPEKISYAIDRYRRETERLYGVLDRQLTEHEHVAGADYSIADMACFPWVQTYKRQGIDLAEDFPNVRRWYDALKQRPALRRGMALGREALNRNPQQDAEARKHLFGLKD, encoded by the coding sequence ATGACCGATACCGATCATGCCCCGCTCGACCTTTACTTCGCGCCGACGCCCAATGGCTGGAAAATCTCGGTGATGCTCGAGGAGTGCGGGCTGGGCTATAATGTGAAGTGGGTCAATATCGGCGCCGGTGAGCAATTTGCCCCGGACTTCCTGAAGATCAGCCCGAACAACCGTATCCCGGCGCTGGTCGATCATGCGCCTGATGATGCTAAGGGACCGCTTTCAATCTTCGAGACCGGGGCGATCCTGCTCTATCTGGCCGAGAAGACCGGACAGTTCCTGCCCGGTGATCCGGCAGGTCGTTATGGCGTGATCCAGTGGCTGATGTGGCAGATGGGCGGGTTGGGACCGATGCTCGGCCAGCATGGCCATTTCGCGCTCTATGCACCGGAGAAAATCTCCTATGCCATTGACCGCTACCGTCGCGAGACCGAACGGCTTTATGGCGTGTTGGATCGGCAATTGACGGAGCATGAGCATGTTGCGGGTGCGGATTATTCGATTGCGGATATGGCGTGCTTCCCCTGGGTGCAGACCTATAAGCGGCAGGGGATTGATCTCGCTGAGGATTTCCCGAATGTGCGGCGCTGGTATGATGCGTTGAAACAGCGCCCGGCGCTGCGCCGCGGCATGGCGCTGGGGCGGGAGGCGCTGAACCGTAATCCGCAGCAGGATGCCGAGGCGCGCAAGCATCTATTTGGCCTCAAGGACTAA
- a CDS encoding winged helix-turn-helix domain-containing protein, whose protein sequence is MEPLAGAGGAGCAAAGSGDDYRDAPHCVRQMLSLSRAVGEASDDAYEAVPSCLWDYGQLRFDLSARRVARAGRDIPVTAREFAILLHLAWAGGRPVAKTSLYRAIFGLGFVPETNALAVHIYRLRRKLDHGFAVPLLRTVEGRGYALIPEG, encoded by the coding sequence ATGGAGCCGCTTGCGGGGGCTGGCGGGGCGGGGTGTGCTGCTGCCGGTTCCGGGGATGATTATCGCGATGCGCCGCATTGCGTGCGGCAGATGTTGTCCCTGTCGCGCGCGGTGGGTGAGGCATCCGATGACGCATATGAGGCGGTGCCCTCCTGCCTCTGGGATTATGGCCAGTTGCGCTTCGATCTGTCGGCGCGGCGGGTGGCGCGGGCGGGGCGCGATATTCCGGTTACCGCGCGCGAATTTGCGATATTGCTGCATCTTGCCTGGGCCGGGGGGCGGCCGGTGGCAAAGACCAGCCTGTATCGCGCCATTTTCGGCCTTGGATTTGTGCCCGAGACCAATGCGCTGGCGGTGCATATCTACCGGTTGCGGCGCAAGCTCGATCATGGCTTTGCGGTGCCGCTGCTGCGGACCGTGGAGGGCCGCGGCTATGCGCTGATCCCCGAGGGATAG
- a CDS encoding adenosine deaminase, which yields MTGFASAEERDAFIAGLPKAELHLHIEGSLEPEMMFALAQRNTVDIPFASVEEVRAAYDFSNLQDFLDIYYQGMGVLIEEQDFYDLTMAYLQRAQADNVRHVEIFFDPQGHTERGVSFETVINGITRALADGERDLGISYRLIMCFLRHLSEEDAFATLEEAKPHLDKIHGVGLDSSEVGHPPSKFERVFAKCRELGLKVVAHAGEEGPPEYVHEALDLLKVDRIDHGNRALEDDALVKQLADEGMCLTVCPLSNLKLCVIDDIHEHPIRIMLDHGLKATVNADDPSYFGGYVNDNFRVVTKALDLDRDHLLTLARNSFTGSFLEDADKQHHLAAIAAFAG from the coding sequence ATGACCGGATTTGCTTCCGCTGAAGAACGCGACGCTTTCATCGCTGGCCTGCCCAAGGCCGAATTGCACCTGCATATTGAGGGTTCGCTGGAGCCCGAAATGATGTTCGCGCTGGCGCAGCGCAACACCGTCGATATTCCCTTTGCCTCGGTTGAAGAGGTGCGCGCTGCCTATGATTTCTCCAATTTGCAGGATTTTCTCGATATCTATTATCAGGGCATGGGCGTACTGATCGAGGAACAGGATTTTTACGACCTCACCATGGCGTATCTGCAGCGCGCACAGGCGGACAATGTACGCCATGTCGAGATTTTCTTTGACCCCCAGGGCCATACCGAGCGAGGCGTATCGTTTGAGACGGTGATCAACGGCATTACCCGCGCGCTGGCTGATGGCGAGCGTGATCTCGGCATTAGCTACCGTCTGATCATGTGCTTCTTGCGGCATCTGTCCGAAGAAGACGCCTTTGCAACCTTGGAAGAGGCGAAACCGCATCTCGATAAAATCCATGGCGTCGGGTTGGACTCATCCGAGGTCGGCCACCCGCCCAGCAAATTTGAGCGTGTCTTTGCCAAATGTCGCGAATTGGGCCTGAAGGTCGTCGCTCATGCCGGCGAAGAGGGGCCGCCTGAATATGTGCATGAGGCGCTGGACCTGCTGAAAGTCGACCGCATCGACCATGGCAATCGTGCGCTGGAGGATGACGCGCTGGTGAAGCAGTTGGCGGATGAAGGCATGTGCCTGACCGTCTGTCCTCTTTCCAATCTCAAGCTATGTGTCATCGACGACATCCATGAACATCCGATCCGGATCATGCTCGACCATGGTCTCAAGGCGACGGTCAATGCCGATGATCCGAGCTATTTTGGCGGCTATGTCAACGATAATTTCCGCGTGGTGACTAAGGCGCTGGACCTTGATCGTGATCACCTGCTGACGCTCGCGCGCAACAGCTTTACCGGATCATTTCTGGAAGATGCCGATAAGCAGCACCATCTGGCGGCGATCGCGGCCTTCGCCGGATAA
- a CDS encoding 2-hydroxychromene-2-carboxylate isomerase: MTVKVEFFFDLSSPWTRLAFHNVQPIIEVTGAEIIWRPILVGGVFNAVNQAVYASREDMTGPKARHYAKSLKDWAAAAGVSMHFPSPWHPVRSVHAMRACTALADDQPALQRFAKACFDAYFGPDQRNLDDPNVLSAIASGLGMDGPTLISETRDQAVKDRLCATTEEVIARGGYGSPTIFVDTDDMYFGNDQLPLVERAIRLKSE, from the coding sequence ATGACCGTGAAAGTCGAGTTTTTCTTTGATCTCTCCAGTCCATGGACCCGTCTGGCGTTCCATAATGTCCAGCCGATCATCGAAGTCACCGGGGCAGAGATCATCTGGCGGCCAATCCTTGTTGGCGGGGTGTTCAACGCGGTTAATCAGGCGGTCTATGCCAGTCGCGAGGACATGACCGGGCCCAAGGCGCGGCATTATGCCAAATCGCTGAAGGACTGGGCTGCGGCGGCGGGAGTGTCGATGCATTTTCCCTCGCCCTGGCATCCGGTGCGCTCGGTGCATGCGATGCGCGCTTGCACTGCATTGGCCGATGACCAGCCAGCGCTGCAACGCTTTGCCAAAGCCTGTTTCGATGCTTATTTCGGACCGGACCAGCGCAATCTGGATGATCCCAATGTGTTGAGCGCCATTGCCAGCGGGTTGGGCATGGATGGCCCGACGCTGATTAGCGAGACCCGGGACCAGGCGGTCAAGGACCGGCTGTGCGCTACTACGGAGGAGGTGATTGCGCGCGGCGGCTATGGCTCGCCGACCATCTTTGTCGACACCGACGACATGTATTTCGGCAATGACCAGTTGCCGCTGGTCGAACGGGCGATTAGGCTGAAAAGCGAATAG
- a CDS encoding DUF3892 domain-containing protein yields MADYRITHSRKDGNDSDRRLDGFLIGGEYFTIDQVISWIINDHHRFWVSVNGRSVWVEVRQHSQSRRYFLTTEDDGFPPNNLLSLPDC; encoded by the coding sequence ATGGCTGACTACAGGATTACGCACAGTCGTAAAGATGGAAATGACTCTGACCGCCGATTGGATGGTTTTCTGATCGGTGGTGAATATTTCACGATTGATCAGGTGATTTCCTGGATTATCAACGATCACCATCGTTTTTGGGTTTCTGTTAATGGGCGCTCAGTTTGGGTTGAAGTCCGGCAGCATTCACAATCTCGTCGGTATTTCCTAACGACCGAAGACGACGGATTCCCTCCTAACAACCTTTTGAGCTTGCCTGACTGCTAA
- a CDS encoding crotonase/enoyl-CoA hydratase family protein: MSERVTISVTDHIADVRFNRPEKLNALDKAQLEAIAEVGDTLTAMDGIRAVVLSGEGKGFCAGLDMASFTEPATTSSLTDRTHGNANLYQHVVLQFRQIAAPVIAAVHGACIGGGLQFASAADIRIVAPDAKMSIMEMRWGLIPDMGSFTTWRSFVRDDVLRELTYTNRIFSGEEGKELGFVTHLSENPREDAMALAREIASRNPDAVQASKRLINRLPDMTADEILMMESEEQDKIGRTPNQIEAVMAFMQKRAANFVD; encoded by the coding sequence ATGTCCGAACGCGTCACCATTTCCGTTACCGATCATATTGCCGATGTCCGCTTCAACCGGCCGGAAAAGCTCAATGCGCTCGACAAGGCGCAGCTTGAGGCGATTGCCGAAGTCGGCGATACACTGACGGCGATGGATGGCATCCGCGCGGTGGTGCTGTCGGGTGAGGGCAAGGGCTTTTGCGCGGGGCTGGATATGGCCAGCTTTACCGAACCGGCAACGACATCGAGCTTGACCGACCGTACCCATGGCAATGCCAATCTCTATCAGCATGTTGTGCTGCAATTCCGCCAGATCGCTGCGCCGGTGATCGCGGCAGTGCATGGTGCGTGTATCGGCGGCGGGCTGCAATTTGCCAGTGCGGCGGATATCCGCATCGTCGCGCCGGATGCGAAAATGTCAATCATGGAGATGCGCTGGGGCCTGATCCCCGATATGGGCAGCTTCACCACCTGGCGCAGCTTTGTCCGCGATGATGTGCTGCGCGAACTGACCTATACCAACCGGATTTTCTCCGGCGAAGAGGGCAAAGAGCTGGGCTTTGTCACCCATTTGTCCGAGAATCCGCGCGAGGATGCGATGGCGCTGGCCAGGGAAATCGCCAGCCGTAACCCGGATGCCGTGCAGGCCAGCAAACGCCTGATCAACCGCCTGCCCGATATGACCGCGGATGAAATCCTGATGATGGAGTCAGAGGAGCAGGACAAGATCGGGCGGACGCCAAACCAGATCGAAGCGGTTATGGCGTTTATGCAGAAACGCGCAGCAAATTTTGTCGACTGA
- a CDS encoding acyl-CoA thioesterase — MPKAESWQLDSANYPFSHSTETRFADLDVLGHINNVKMAGLFEHGRGLFNHSLKSERRKSGQRWLIAAVAINYVAEAFFPEHITITSGISRIGSSSWDIASGAFQAHGCVATCITTIVLTDKNGPVPIPEELRREYERLMVEGS, encoded by the coding sequence ATGCCCAAAGCCGAAAGCTGGCAGCTAGACAGCGCCAACTATCCCTTTTCACACTCCACCGAGACTCGCTTTGCCGATCTCGACGTGCTCGGGCATATCAACAATGTGAAAATGGCTGGGCTGTTCGAGCATGGCCGCGGGCTGTTCAACCATTCGCTGAAATCGGAACGGCGCAAATCCGGGCAGCGTTGGCTGATCGCGGCAGTTGCGATAAACTATGTCGCCGAGGCGTTTTTTCCCGAGCATATCACAATCACCAGCGGGATCAGCCGCATTGGCTCTTCAAGTTGGGATATTGCCTCGGGTGCGTTTCAGGCCCATGGCTGTGTCGCAACCTGCATCACCACCATTGTGCTGACGGACAAAAACGGCCCGGTGCCCATTCCCGAGGAACTGCGCCGCGAATATGAAAGGCTGATGGTGGAGGGGAGTTAG
- a CDS encoding phosphoribosyltransferase family protein has product MATNPSAATDDKIYISADQLLSDSYRLGMQILESGFAPTHLVGIWRGGAPVGIAVQELLEFHGQESDHIAIRTSSYMGIDKRRAGVRVFALGYLIDTLGPDDRLLLIDDVFDTGRSIEALITELAKRCRYNMPRETRVATVYYKPSRNETGLVPDFYVHETEEWLIFPHELIGLTSAEIAAHKADADIILKDT; this is encoded by the coding sequence ATGGCTACCAATCCTTCCGCCGCAACCGACGACAAAATCTACATCTCTGCCGATCAGCTACTCAGCGATTCCTATCGGCTGGGGATGCAGATATTGGAGAGCGGTTTTGCGCCGACGCATCTGGTCGGCATCTGGCGCGGCGGCGCGCCGGTGGGGATTGCGGTGCAGGAACTGCTGGAGTTTCATGGGCAGGAGAGCGACCATATCGCCATCCGCACCTCCTCCTATATGGGCATTGACAAGCGCCGCGCGGGAGTACGCGTTTTCGCGCTGGGCTATCTGATCGACACGCTAGGCCCCGATGACCGGCTGCTGCTGATCGATGATGTGTTCGATACCGGGCGCAGCATCGAGGCGCTGATTACCGAACTGGCCAAGCGCTGCCGCTATAATATGCCCAGGGAAACGCGAGTGGCGACGGTCTATTACAAGCCGTCGCGCAATGAGACCGGGTTGGTGCCCGATTTCTATGTGCATGAGACCGAGGAATGGCTGATCTTCCCGCATGAGCTTATCGGTCTCACATCTGCCGAAATCGCGGCACACAAGGCCGATGCCGATATCATCCTGAAGGACACATAA